From Bacteroidota bacterium, a single genomic window includes:
- a CDS encoding NAD(P)(+) transhydrogenase (Re/Si-specific) subunit beta, whose protein sequence is MKETLITVAYLVAASLFIVGLKRLSSPLTARDGNRLAAGGMLLAVVATLFMQQILSPVEMVLGLVLGGAAGVWLARTVEMTKMPELVAAFNGFGGGASALVAAAEAARYAEQVPLTLASAQPGVAMTEPFTGLTAFTVALSVLIGAVTFSGSFVAFGKLSGRLSGNPVAFPGLRLFSVVIALGVVAATVWIVRGAADFPGFNDPIVWGLAALAALALLLGILLVVPIGGADMPVVVALLNSYSGLAASAAGFVLGNYALIVSGALVGASGLILTRIMCEAMNRSLANVLLGGFGGGDGAAGSGPTVSAEGLSVRETTADDAAILMSYAQKVIVIPGYGLAVAQAQHQVREMADLLQKEGVEVKYAIHPVAGRMPGHMNVLLAEANVPYDQLFDMDDVNADFETTDVALVVGANDVVNPAARTDPGSPIYGMPILDADKAQNVIVLKRSMRPGYAGVDNLLFYGDNTQMLFGDAKDSVAEVVSELKTLQA, encoded by the coding sequence ATGAAAGAAACCCTCATCACCGTCGCCTACCTCGTGGCGGCCTCGCTCTTCATCGTCGGGCTGAAGCGGCTCTCGTCGCCGCTCACGGCGCGCGACGGCAACCGGCTCGCCGCGGGCGGGATGCTGCTGGCCGTGGTGGCGACCCTGTTCATGCAGCAGATTCTGAGCCCGGTCGAGATGGTGCTCGGCCTCGTGCTCGGCGGGGCCGCCGGGGTGTGGCTGGCGCGGACGGTTGAGATGACGAAGATGCCGGAGCTGGTGGCGGCGTTCAACGGGTTCGGCGGCGGGGCGTCGGCGCTCGTGGCGGCGGCCGAGGCGGCGCGCTACGCCGAGCAGGTGCCGCTGACGCTGGCGTCAGCGCAGCCGGGCGTCGCCATGACCGAGCCGTTTACGGGGCTGACGGCGTTCACGGTCGCGCTCTCTGTGCTGATCGGTGCGGTGACATTCTCGGGGAGCTTTGTCGCCTTCGGCAAGCTGAGCGGGCGGCTCAGCGGCAACCCGGTCGCGTTCCCCGGCCTCCGGCTCTTCTCTGTCGTCATCGCCCTCGGCGTCGTCGCGGCGACGGTGTGGATCGTGCGAGGCGCGGCGGACTTTCCCGGCTTCAACGACCCCATCGTGTGGGGCCTCGCGGCGCTCGCGGCGCTTGCGCTCCTGCTCGGCATCCTCCTCGTCGTCCCCATCGGCGGGGCCGACATGCCGGTTGTGGTCGCGCTCCTCAACTCGTACTCGGGCCTCGCGGCGAGCGCGGCGGGGTTCGTGCTCGGCAACTACGCGCTGATCGTGAGCGGGGCGCTCGTCGGGGCGAGCGGGCTGATCCTGACGCGGATCATGTGCGAGGCGATGAACCGCTCGCTCGCGAACGTCCTCCTCGGCGGCTTCGGCGGGGGCGACGGCGCGGCGGGCAGCGGCCCCACGGTCTCGGCCGAGGGCCTGAGTGTCCGCGAGACCACGGCCGACGACGCGGCGATCCTGATGAGCTACGCGCAGAAGGTGATCGTCATCCCGGGCTACGGCCTCGCCGTGGCGCAGGCGCAGCACCAAGTCCGCGAGATGGCCGACCTTCTGCAGAAAGAGGGCGTCGAGGTGAAGTACGCCATCCACCCGGTCGCGGGCCGGATGCCGGGCCACATGAACGTCCTCCTCGCCGAAGCCAACGTCCCGTACGATCAGCTCTTCGACATGGACGACGTCAACGCCGACTTCGAGACGACCGACGTGGCGCTCGTCGTGGGTGCCAACGACGTCGTCAACCCGGCGGCGCGGACCGACCCCGGCTCGCCGATCTACGGGATGCCGATCCTGGACGCGGACAAGGCGCAGAACGTGATCGTCCTCAAGCGCTCGATGCGGCCGGGCTACGCGGGCGTGGACAACCTGCTCTTCTACGGCGACAACACGCAGATGCTCTTCGGCGACGCCAAAGACTCGGTCGCCGAGGTGGTCTCTGAACTCAAGACGCTGCAGGCGTAA
- a CDS encoding NAD(P) transhydrogenase subunit alpha, producing MDIALVVVFVLAAFVGMEVISKVPATLHTPLMSGSNAISGITIVGALVVAGMVGTPWAKWLGFAALVLATTNVVGGFLVTDRMLQMFRKKDRPPPAAGGKAAATGEAAREPAQV from the coding sequence ATGGACATCGCCCTCGTCGTCGTCTTCGTGCTCGCTGCGTTCGTCGGGATGGAGGTCATCTCGAAGGTGCCGGCGACGCTCCACACCCCGCTCATGTCCGGCTCGAACGCCATCAGCGGCATCACGATCGTCGGGGCGCTCGTCGTGGCCGGGATGGTCGGGACGCCGTGGGCGAAGTGGCTCGGCTTCGCCGCGCTCGTCCTGGCAACGACCAACGTCGTCGGTGGCTTCCTCGTCACCGACCGGATGCTGCAGATGTTCAGGAAGAAGGACCGCCCGCCGCCGGCCGCTGGCGGCAAAGCAGCCGCGACCGGCGAGGCCGCCCGCGAACCGGCGCAGGTGTGA